A region of the Hypnocyclicus thermotrophus genome:
GATTTTATCTTTTGATAATGATACCATTTCTTTTGCCATATCTGCATCTCTTATTCTACTTTCTGCTGCTTGTAAATTTTCACTTGATACTCTTAAATTATTTATTGTATGTTCTAATCTGTTTTGTAATGCTCCAAATTTCGATCTCTCATCTGATACTGTTTCTATTGCATTATTTAATATTGTTATCGCTTTTTCTGCTTTCTCTACTGTTGTTACATCTACTGCTGTATTTTCTGTCTGTACATATCTTTTTTCTTTTGTCCCATCTTCTTTTGTTATTTCTACTTCTCTTACTTCTGCTATTCCTAATGCTTTTGCTCCCATATCATTTATATTTAGTGTTACTACTTGATCTTGATTTGCTCCTATATGGAAACTTAATTTATTATCTTTGAATGATCCATCTATTAATTTTTTTGTATTAAATTCTGTTGTTGTTGATATTCTATCTATTTCCTGTCTTAGTCTATCCATTTCTTTTTGAATTTGTTTTCTATCACTTTGTGTATTTGTATCATTTGCTGATTGTACAGCTAATTCTCTCATTCTTTGTAATATTGAATGTGTTTCATTTAATGCTCCTTCTGCTGTTTGTAACATTGATATTGAATCTTGAGCATTTTTTGTTGCCATATTAAGTCCTTTTATTTGACCTCTCATTTTTTCTGATATTGCTAGCCCTGCTGCATCATCTGATGCTCTGTTAATTCTTAATCCTGAAGATAATTTCTCCATTGTTTTTTCTACTCTTGTATTTACATCATTAAAATTTCTATAAGCATTCATTGCTGTTAAATTATGATTGATTATCATTTTTCATTCCTCCTTGAATTTTAAACGGCTTCCTTGCCTTTATTTACTTTATTTACTTTTTTTACTTTTTTTAAATATATTTCATTTATAATATTTTAATTTGTTTTATCCTTTTAATAATTGTAACACTCCTTGTGGTTGTGCATTTGCTTGTGCTAACATTGCATTACCTGATTGTGATATGATTTTATCTTTTGATAAAGATACCATTTCTTTTGCCATATCTGTATCTCTTATTCTACTTTCTGCTGCTTGTAAATTTTCACTTGATACTCTTAAATTATTTATTGTATGTTCTAATCTGTTTTGTAATGCTCCAAATTTCGATCTCTCATCTGATACTGTTTCTATTGCATTATTTAATATTGTTATCGCTTTTTCTGCTTTCTCTACTGTTGTTACATCTACTGCTGTATTTTCTGTCTGTACATATCTTTTTTCTTTTGTCCCATCTTCTTTTGTTATTTCTACTTCTCTTACTTCTGCTATTCCTAATGCTTTTGCTCCCATATCATTTATATTTAGTGTTACTACTTGATCTTGATTTGCTCCTATATGGAAACTTAATTTATTATCTTTGAATGATCCATCTATTAATTTTTTTGTATTAAATTCTGTTGTTGTTGATATTCTATCTATTTCCTGTCTTAGTCTATCCATTTCTTTTTGAATTTGTTTTCTATCACTTTGTGTATTTGTATCATTTGCTGATTGTACAGCTAATTCTCTCATTCTTTGTAATATTGAATGTGTTTCATTTAATGCTCCTTCTGCTGTTTGTAACATTGATATTGAATCTTGAGCATTTTTTGTTGCCATATTAAGTCCTTTTATTTGACCTCTCATTTTTTCTGATATTGCTAGCCCTGCTGCATCATCTGATGCTCTGTTAATTCTTAATCCTGAAGATAATTTCTCCATTGTTTTTTCTACTCTTGTATTTACATCATTAAAATTTCTATAAGCATTCATTGCTGTTAAATTATGATTGATTATCATTTTTCATTCCTCCTTGAATTTTAAACGGCTTCCTTGCCTTTATTTACTTTTTTTACTTTTTTTATTTTTTTATATTTTTTTATTTTTTTTTATTAATATCATCACATATATTATACCTCTACATAATTTAAAATAATTATATAAGGAATATATATAATAAAATCTTTACAGCATTTAAATAAAACACTTTAAAATCCTATTTTATTTTATTGTCAATGTACTTTTATTATTTCTAATAAAAACATAATAATTTTATTATATTCACACCAAAAATAATAGTTACTTTTTTATTTTTTACTTTTTTATTTTTAATAAAAAATTATTTTTTTATTAAAGTGTATCTTTTTTATTATGATATTACACCAAATGGTGTAATATCATAATATTTATCCTCGTAATAGTTGTAATACTCCTTGTGGTTGTGCATTTGCTTGAGCTAACATCGCAGTTCCTGATTGTGCTATTATTTTATTTTTCGAAAATTTAACCATTTCTTCTGCCATATCTGCATCTCTTATTCTACTTTCTGCTGCTTGTAAATTTTCTGCAGATACTTTTAAATTGTTTATTGTATGATCTAATCTATTTTGCATAGCACCGTATTTAGCTCTTTCATCTGATACTTTTTCTAAAGCATCATTTATTGTTTTTATGGCTACTTCTGCTTCTCCTACTGACATTACTGATATTGCTGTATCTTCAGAATCTACTAGTTGAGTTTCTTTCACTTCTTGCCCATTTGCATCTAATATAGGATTCCCTGCTTCATCTTTTTTTATTATTTCTTTCTCTATTTTTCCTGCTATTCCTAATGCACTTGCACTCATATCATTTAAAGTAAGTGTAACAGTTTGATCTTTATTTGCTCCTATATGAAATATAAGTCCATTATCTGCATAATCACCATTTAGCAATATTTTAGTATTGAATTCTGTTGATTTTGTTATTCTATCTATTTCTTTTCTTAATTGATTTAATTCTTGTTGAATTTGTTTTCTATCACTTTGTGTATTTGTATCATTTGCTGCTTGTACAGCTAATTCTCTCATTCTTTGTAGTATAGCATGTGTTTCATTTAGTGCTCCTTCTGCCGTTTGAATTAAAGAAATCGCATCTTCAGAGTTTTTAGTAGCCATTTTTAGCCCATTAATTTGACCTCTCATTTTTTCTGATATTGCTAGTCCTGCTGCATCATCTGCTGCCCTATTAATTCTGTATCCTGAAGATAATCTTTCTAATGATTTTTCCACTCTTTGGTTTGTCATTGTTAGATTTCTATAAGCATTCATAGCTGTAATATTGTGATTAATTCTCATACTTCTCATCCTCCTTGAATTTTTTCGACATCCTTGTCTTTTACAATAAAAAAATCCGATTTATTTTCATAAACCGGATAATTTAAGTAGCTATGAGTATTTAGATTAAAATTTATAAAAGCACACTAAAATTTAAGTAAACTAAATAAGTAATTTAAACTTAGATTAATACACTTTTACAAACCTTAATCATCTACTCCATTAGACTTACTTAAACCTCCGTGTTTAAGAATTTTTTATAGAGCTTATTTGCTCTTTTCATATTATATTTATCGTCTCATTTTTTATAAAACTTTAATGTTTTTTTGATTTTTTTGTAACACAAATTTACATTAGCGCTACACAAAGCTTACTAATGCTACTAAAGAATTTGTCTTTTTCGACTACTCCTTTAGTCCATTAAAATAAGCCTCCGTGCTTAACTTTATTTTCTTTACATATTAATTATCGTTCTTTTAGTTTTTTTCTTTAGTTTTTTTTTTAATTTTTTTATTATCTATTTCTACATAATATTTATCGTTCTTTTTTTTAATCACTTTATATTTTTATTAAAATTTTATAAAAATTTTTGTATTTCTAATTCTTTTCTAAGTGCTAAGTCTATTATTTGTCCATCTGTTGTTGCTAATAAAGGTCTTGTTATTTCATTTGAGTTCAATCTAATTATTTTTGCTTTAGTAGAATCATTAAGCTCTACTCCTTGTCCTAAATATATTTCAAAAAATTTTGTAATGAATAATTTTGTAATTTTATTATCTAATTTACTATATGAATAATTATCTATTATTTCCAAAGCTTTAAAAGAATTATATTTTTCTCTATATGCTTTTTTTGAAGTTAATGCATCAAAAATATCTGCTACTGCTATTATCTTTGAATACTCATTTATCTCATTTCCATTTAGTTTATTTGGATATCCACTACCATCAGATCTTTCATGATGAAAACTTGCTGCTTCTATTGTTTCTTTTGAAAAACATCCAAATTCTTTCATTATATTTTCTGTTTCTTTTGCATGTGACATTATTATTTCATATTCATTATCTAATAATCTTTCTTCTTTATTTA
Encoded here:
- the hag gene encoding flagellin Hag — protein: MIINHNLTAMNAYRNFNDVNTRVEKTMEKLSSGLRINRASDDAAGLAISEKMRGQIKGLNMATKNAQDSISMLQTAEGALNETHSILQRMRELAVQSANDTNTQSDRKQIQKEMDRLRQEIDRISTTTEFNTKKLIDGSFKDNKLSFHIGANQDQVVTLNINDMGAKALGIAEVREVEITKEDGTKEKRYVQTENTAVDVTTVEKAEKAITILNNAIETVSDERSKFGALQNRLEHTINNLRVSSENLQAAESRIRDADMAKEMVSLSKDKIISQSGNAMLAQANAQPQGVLQLLKG
- the hag gene encoding flagellin Hag — protein: MIINHNLTAMNAYRNFNDVNTRVEKTMEKLSSGLRINRASDDAAGLAISEKMRGQIKGLNMATKNAQDSISMLQTAEGALNETHSILQRMRELAVQSANDTNTQSDRKQIQKEMDRLRQEIDRISTTTEFNTKKLIDGSFKDNKLSFHIGANQDQVVTLNINDMGAKALGIAEVREVEITKEDGTKEKRYVQTENTAVDVTTVEKAEKAITILNNAIETVSDERSKFGALQNRLEHTINNLRVSSENLQAAESRIRDTDMAKEMVSLSKDKIISQSGNAMLAQANAQPQGVLQLLKG
- a CDS encoding flagellin N-terminal helical domain-containing protein, encoding MRINHNITAMNAYRNLTMTNQRVEKSLERLSSGYRINRAADDAAGLAISEKMRGQINGLKMATKNSEDAISLIQTAEGALNETHAILQRMRELAVQAANDTNTQSDRKQIQQELNQLRKEIDRITKSTEFNTKILLNGDYADNGLIFHIGANKDQTVTLTLNDMSASALGIAGKIEKEIIKKDEAGNPILDANGQEVKETQLVDSEDTAISVMSVGEAEVAIKTINDALEKVSDERAKYGAMQNRLDHTINNLKVSAENLQAAESRIRDADMAEEMVKFSKNKIIAQSGTAMLAQANAQPQGVLQLLRG